The Boseongicola sp. DNA segment GGCGCGAAACGCCTGGACTTCTTCGGGTGTCATCGCGCGCACGTCAAATGCCAGAGCCGGAAGCGACGCCAGAAAAGTGAAAGCAACTGAAAGGACGGCCAGAAAACGCATCATACTCTCCAAATCGAAATTCGACCAAATGGATCATGAAAGGGTGGGATCAGGCAATGGCTTCACCAAGTTGTGTAGTGTGATTGTTGGCAATCGGGGCATTGACGCCACGGGTGGCGGTTGGCAGGGAGGGGCAAAGTAGGGGGTGTTGGCTGATGCGGTTGTCCAAGCGATCTGAAGTGGATCCTTTCATTGTTATGGATGTCATGGAGGCAGCGGCGAAGGCCGAGGCAGTTGGTCGCCAGGTAATCCACATGGAAATAGGTCAACCGGGAACGCCCGCGCCTGTGGGCGCGCGGGATGCCTTGCAACGAGCGATGTCCCAAGGATCGCTGGGCTACACTGTGTCACTGGGCATACCAGAGTTGAGAGCGAAGATTGCTCAGCATTACAGGGATCGCTACAGCGTCGATCTTTCGCCGGATCGCGTCATTGTCACGGCGGGTTCATCGGGGGCATTTCTTTTAGCGTTCACGGCGCTTTTTGATGCTGGCGACAAGGTTGCCTTGGGTGCGCCGGGCTATCCGTCTTATCGTCAAATTTTGCGGGCGCTCAGTCTTGAACCGGTAGATATTCAAACCGTGGTGCAAAATCGCTATCAGCCGGTGCCTGGTGAACTGCCGGAAGACGTTCAGGGCCTGATCGTGGCCTCGCCGGCAAACCCGTCGGGCACAATGTTGGATCGCAACTCTTTGGAAGCATTGATCGAAGCAACGCATGCGCGCGGCACAGCCTTTGTTTCCGATGAGATTTATCACGGAATTGAATATGAACGCGCAGCGGTGTCGGCCCTGGAAATCAGCGACGATGTTTATGTGATCAATTCCTTCTCCAAGTATTTTTCTATGACCGGTTGGCGCATTGGCTGGATGGTGGTCCCCGAGGCTCATGTCCGCACAATCGAGCGCTTGTCGCAGAACATGTTCATTTGCGCCCCCCACGCGTCGCAGGTCGCCGCTTTGGCAGCGATGGAGTGCAAAGATGAGCTAGAGGGCAATGTTGCAATTTATGCAGAAAACCGTCGGTTAATGCTGGACGGCTTGCCCAAAGCTGGGTTCACGCGGATCGCACCGCCGGATGGGGCGTTTTACATCTACGCGGATGTTTCGGATATCACCGACGACAGCAGGGCCTTAGCCGGTGAAATATTGGAGGAAGTCGGTGTGGCAGTGACGCCAGGACTAGACTTTGACAAGGCGCGAGGCGGCGGCACATTGCGGTTTTCTTATGCCCGATCAACCGACGACATTTCTGAAGGTCTGCATCGGCTTGAAACATTCATGCGTAATCGGGGTCATATTTCCTGAGACTCCTTTTGTCAGGCTCTGCCATTTCGTGTAGACTGCTGACAAAACAAGATAAAAGACCGAGGCAATGTGCATTATTCGTCAGTTATTTGGCGCCGTCTTGGCGTTTTTCGTGCTTTCGTCAGCTGTCTTATCTGCTGAGTCCGGGCATGTGTTGGTTCGTTTGGGGCCAGAGGGTGCCGCTTTTTCCGACAATGGTGGTCGTGTCGAGTTCGCGATCGATTTAACCGGATCTGTCCCATGGCGGACTTTTACCCTGAGCGATCCCGCGCGGCTGGTGATCGATTTCTCGGAAGTGGAATGGGACGATGTTCCCCGGAATGCGTCGGCTGGGATTGCCGAGGTCAATGTGGGCCGTTATCGGCCCGGTTGGTCGCGGTTGGTCGCGGTATTGCGGGAGCCCTTTGTGATCGACAGCGCCGAAATGCTGGTCGGCGATGAGGGGCGCGCGCGGTTAAACTTGGTGTTGATGCCGACGACGGCAGAAGATTTTCGCACGGCAGCCGGGGCGCCCGGAGAGGCAGCGCCGCTCGAAGTGCCCATATTACGCAATGAAACTGGTCGGATCCGTGTTGCCTTGGACGCCGGACATGGCGGGATTGATCCCGGCGCTGAGGCTGACGGATTGCGGGAAGCCGATCTGATGTTGTCGTTTGCGCGGCGTCTAAAAGAGACGCTTTTGCGCAATGGGCGGTTCGATGTGATTATGACCCGCGAAGAAGACGTATTTGTTCCGCTGGAGCGACGATTGACTTTGGCGCGGGCATCGGGCGCGGATATATTCCTGTCATTGCACGCAGATGCTTTGGAAGACGATGCGGGAACTACCTCGGGGATGACTGTTTATACCCTGTCGGACGGCGTGACGGATGGCGCCGCGCTTCAATTGGCCGAACGTCATGCGCGCAACGATATACTGTCTGGTGTGGACTTATCGGCTGCTGAAGATGAAATCGCCATCGTATTGATGGATTTGGCACGGCATGAGACCACACCCCGAGCCGAAGCCCTTGCAGTGGCTTTGGTAGATCGTTTTGAACAGTCTGGGCTGCCCTTGAATTCACGTCCGTTGCGGCACGGAGGATTTGCGGTATTGAAATCCGCAGAGCTTCCTTCGGTTCTTATCGAGCTTGGTTTTCTGTCGTCGAGTGAAGACCGGGAACGTTTAAGTTCAGAAGACTGGAGTACGGCTGCAACGGAGACGATTTTATCCGCGCTTGAGGTTTGGGCGGACGAAGATGCGGTCAGGCGGCAGAGGCTGCGCCAGTGAAGCGTGACAACCAAATAGTATGGCCACCACACGTCGGATCTTCGGGCCGGAAGTGCAGCACTTTAAAGCCATTGTCTTTCAGCATTTGCTCGTATTCCTCAGGGGACAGGCTGGAATGATAAACTTCATGGCCTTCCACACTTCCCATGGCGACACCGCTTTGGTGTCCGGAAGTGAACATCAGAGCGGCGTTCGGAGCGGCGTGGGCTGCAAATATCGGGAACATCTTTCTTTGATCGTCGGGCGCCTATCATGCAGGTAAGTCCCGATTGGACGACCAGATCCGCACCCAAGGTCGAGCACACGACGGCCAGAGGCTGCCGCCAGCATCCGGTCAAGCCAAGCGCGCTCGAACAGCGTGCGATTGCGGTTTCGGTCCCAACCGTCGGCGACGGCCTCATAGGTTGGAAGGATGTTTTCGGGCGCCATGGCGCAACACATGGCGACGTTGCCAAGTCTCTGCAAGGGCTCATAAAATTGTTACCAGCAACAGGCTGTTTCCGGCCTATTAGACGCAACGGCCCTTTTGACCACGGTCCGGGCACCCGATATAGCAGGCACGTGCAAATGAGAGCAGTGTTTTGATCCGGTTTATCCTGTCATTTTTTGGTGGCTTATTCAGCCTGATCACCCTTGGCATGATCATGGGTGCGGTGACGCTTGGTGCCATTTTCCTGGTCTTTGGGCGTGATCTTCCGGATCATGAGACGCTGGCGCAATATCAGCCTGCAACCATTAGCCGGATCTATTCAACTGAAGGGCGGATCGTCGACGAATTTGCGGAGGAGCGGCGGCTTTATGCACCTGCCGATGAAATTCCGGAATTGGTGAAGCACGCCTTCATTTCAGCGGAAGACAAGAACTTTTATGTTCATCGCGGTTTTGATCTGAGGGGTATTGCCGCGGCGATCTATGAGGCTGTGGAAAGCCGGGGCGGATCGGTGCGCGGGGCTTCGACCATTCCGCAGCAAGTTGCCAAAAACATGTTCCTGGGCGGTGAGCGCGAAATCGAACGCAAGATCCGCGAGATCATTCTGGCCAATCGGATGGTCAATTCGCTGGATCGCGAGAAGATCCTTGAGATTTATCTGAACGAAATATTCCTTGGTGAAAACTCGTATGGGGTCGCTGCGGCGGCTCAGACTTATTTTAACAAACCGTTGGCAGATCTGTCGGCCGGTGAAGCAGCCTATTTGGCGGCTTTGCCAAAAGCACCGTCGCGACGACACCCTGTACGGCATGAAGAAGATGCTGTTTTCTGGCGCAACAACACGCTGCGTGAGATGCACGAGAATGGGTATATTCCCGACGATGTATTCGCGGATGAGCGGGTTGCGCCACTTTTGACGGTGCAAGCTGGGGACTACACAGCATTTCGGCAAAAACTGCCCCCACGCGATTACTTTACGGATGAGATTCGTCGGCAGTTAAGTCGCGATTTCGGCGATGTCGGTTTCAAGTCGGCAGGTTTGACCGTGCGTGCGACC contains these protein-coding regions:
- a CDS encoding aminotransferase class I/II-fold pyridoxal phosphate-dependent enzyme → MRLSKRSEVDPFIVMDVMEAAAKAEAVGRQVIHMEIGQPGTPAPVGARDALQRAMSQGSLGYTVSLGIPELRAKIAQHYRDRYSVDLSPDRVIVTAGSSGAFLLAFTALFDAGDKVALGAPGYPSYRQILRALSLEPVDIQTVVQNRYQPVPGELPEDVQGLIVASPANPSGTMLDRNSLEALIEATHARGTAFVSDEIYHGIEYERAAVSALEISDDVYVINSFSKYFSMTGWRIGWMVVPEAHVRTIERLSQNMFICAPHASQVAALAAMECKDELEGNVAIYAENRRLMLDGLPKAGFTRIAPPDGAFYIYADVSDITDDSRALAGEILEEVGVAVTPGLDFDKARGGGTLRFSYARSTDDISEGLHRLETFMRNRGHIS
- a CDS encoding AMIN domain-containing protein encodes the protein MCIIRQLFGAVLAFFVLSSAVLSAESGHVLVRLGPEGAAFSDNGGRVEFAIDLTGSVPWRTFTLSDPARLVIDFSEVEWDDVPRNASAGIAEVNVGRYRPGWSRLVAVLREPFVIDSAEMLVGDEGRARLNLVLMPTTAEDFRTAAGAPGEAAPLEVPILRNETGRIRVALDAGHGGIDPGAEADGLREADLMLSFARRLKETLLRNGRFDVIMTREEDVFVPLERRLTLARASGADIFLSLHADALEDDAGTTSGMTVYTLSDGVTDGAALQLAERHARNDILSGVDLSAAEDEIAIVLMDLARHETTPRAEALAVALVDRFEQSGLPLNSRPLRHGGFAVLKSAELPSVLIELGFLSSSEDRERLSSEDWSTAATETILSALEVWADEDAVRRQRLRQ